A window of the Longimicrobiaceae bacterium genome harbors these coding sequences:
- a CDS encoding sulfate ABC transporter ATP-binding protein, with the protein MSITVRHISKSFGPVEVLRDVSLEVPTGELVSLLGPSGSGKTTLLRIIAGLEHPDPGGTILFRDEDVARRPVAERRVGFVFQHYALFRHMTVFENVAFGLRVMPRRLRPSREEIAERVRRLLELVQLDGFAQRYPNQLSGGQRQRVALARALAVEPKVLLLDEPFGALDARVRVELRRWLRRLHDEIHVTSVFVTHDQEEALEVADRVVVMNKGRIEQVGSPQEVYDRPATPFVYDFMGTVNRFPARVDAGRAYIAPGEAVNVPAGAGTSYGEQIGYARPHEIEISREWTDGVAIPARVRTVHNAGPMARVQLEREEGGATVEVVLSRDQFDRLALQANERVYLTPRRLRLFPSEGGEPLEVAPVQALPESPLPLRLERA; encoded by the coding sequence ATGAGCATTACGGTTCGTCATATCAGCAAGTCGTTCGGACCCGTCGAGGTGCTGCGCGACGTGAGCCTCGAGGTTCCGACCGGCGAGCTGGTGTCTCTGCTCGGCCCGTCGGGCTCCGGGAAGACCACGCTGCTGCGGATCATCGCGGGGCTGGAACATCCGGACCCCGGCGGTACGATCCTCTTCCGGGACGAGGACGTGGCACGGCGCCCGGTAGCGGAGCGGCGGGTCGGCTTCGTCTTCCAGCACTACGCGCTGTTCCGCCACATGACCGTGTTCGAGAACGTGGCGTTCGGGCTGAGGGTCATGCCCCGGCGGTTGCGGCCTTCGCGGGAGGAGATCGCGGAGCGTGTGCGGCGACTCCTGGAGCTGGTTCAACTCGACGGCTTCGCTCAGCGCTACCCGAACCAGCTATCGGGTGGCCAGCGTCAGCGGGTCGCGCTCGCGCGGGCGCTGGCGGTCGAGCCGAAGGTCCTGCTCCTGGACGAACCCTTCGGGGCGTTGGACGCCCGCGTGCGGGTCGAGCTGCGGCGCTGGTTGCGGCGGCTGCACGATGAGATCCATGTCACCAGCGTCTTCGTTACACACGATCAGGAGGAGGCGCTGGAAGTGGCCGACCGCGTGGTGGTGATGAACAAGGGTAGGATCGAGCAGGTGGGTTCGCCGCAGGAGGTGTACGACCGGCCCGCGACGCCGTTCGTCTACGATTTCATGGGCACAGTGAACCGTTTCCCGGCGAGGGTCGACGCCGGGCGGGCATACATCGCACCGGGAGAGGCCGTGAATGTCCCGGCGGGGGCGGGCACTTCCTACGGGGAGCAGATCGGCTACGCCCGCCCCCACGAGATCGAGATCTCCCGCGAATGGACCGACGGGGTAGCGATTCCCGCGCGCGTTCGCACCGTGCACAACGCCGGGCCGATGGCGCGGGTGCAGCTGGAGCGTGAGGAAGGCGGGGCGACGGTGGAGGTAGTGCTCTCCCGTGACCAGTTCGACCGCCTGGCCCTGCAGGCGAACGAGCGTGTTTACCTCACGCCGCGGCGGCTCCGGCTCTTCCCCAGCGAAGGCGGCGAGCCGCTGGAGGTCGCACCTGTGCAGGCCCTCCCGGAATCCCCTCTTCCTCTACGCCTGGAGAGGGCGTAG